A stretch of DNA from Plasmodium gaboni strain SY75 chromosome Unknown, whole genome shotgun sequence:
caaaataattacCGATCAtcttaataatttattactttcaatataatatatttttaaaaaataaataaaaacatttaaatagcatattaaaaataaaatcttttctcaattttttatattgatATTCTTTTGTTAATTATACTTATGTATATAGAATACTTTTTTTCCTTATATTTTTTgcatatatacattttagattaaaaaaaaaacaaacatatatatatatatatatatatatatatatatgacataatattatgacaacaatttttttttcaaatatgaaattaattttaagcattatatatatagttttGCTATTACTCCATTACGTAAGACAactataatatataaacaaagTTGTATgtacttatatatatatatatatatatatatatatatatatatatatttatggaacatatcattatatatatatttttttttcttttttataggacacctttaaaaaattttgtataaaaaataattgccaaaatatatacacaataataacaaataGTAGATCCTTGGCAGAAAATGATACATTTGTATTAATAGATAACCAAACTcctaataataatttgtCTACTAATTCTAATGATAGTAATAATGAAACCGATGAAGGGctatctttttttaatgaaaTTTTGGGTAAAGAACTAATATTTCTTAATTCAAAATGGTGTGAATCGAACAaatttgataaaatatatacaaatattaaaaaatataaatatgatatacTAAATACAGATTATAAGAAAGTTTTCActaatgaaaataatgtaatttataaatatatgaaaaatatttttgaagACAAAAATGTAgaatgtaaatattttattggAAAAATTAACAATTCTCTAGATaacttaaaaaataaagttgtatatatatttactaATACAGATGTATTCATAACTACATTATATTCAATCAcacataaaataattaattcTATATTTTCCGTAATTACGGGAGGAATTACATCTGTAGTTCTTACTCAactattttattttcttaaaGGCCTTTGGTCTGTTCACCCGatattatctatattcTTATTAACAATAACTTcgttatttatttatatgatcGCTGTCATTGTGCAAACTTTAaattcttaaaaaaaaaaaaaaaaaattgataCTTAAAATTTGTAAATTTAGTGTTTGtatatgttataattattaatcatatatacatatatatatttatatataatgtttttttttttaattcatgTATTTGATACATATTATAGTATGTAaaactttttaaaaaaaataaataactgcctataatataaattatataacataataatattatcataaatTATTACTTTCACTTAAAGCATATCTTACACATTGAATTcttatattcataaaatgAACAAATTATAATGTATAATCAATTAAAATCATACaatgtaaataatttttacgaaaataaaaaaaatacataattataattataaacaATCGAATTCGTATAAAAATCTCACACAATATtcatatttcttttttaatattttttttaataatcCACATA
This window harbors:
- a CDS encoding exported protein (hyp13), with product MKLILSIIYIVLLLLHYDTFKKFCIKNNCQNIYTIITNSRSLAENDTFVLIDNQTPNNNLSTNSNDSNNETDEGLSFFNEILGKELIFLNSKWCESNKFDKIYTNIKKYKYDILNTDYKKVFTNENNVIYKYMKNIFEDKNVECKYFIGKINNSLDNLKNKVVYIFTNTDVFITTLYSITHKIINSIFSVITGGITSVVLTQLFYFLKGLWSVHPILSIFLLTITSLFIYMIAVIVQTLNS